The following coding sequences lie in one Candidatus Syntrophosphaera sp. genomic window:
- a CDS encoding TetR/AcrR family transcriptional regulator, producing the protein MKPATDKRDRILAAAIELFSHYGFAKTSLEDIARSANIAKATIYYYFPSKEELFVAAIQLKAEELFAALNSEIEAAPDFNEKLSCFLRLPMKYIFDNMPILVEALRQIPPNFLQKLDENRQDYRNRMNDLLARIMDQGKAQGIINEQIDSGRFSELINDWFLMGDSWFDASDKERIIQRIERDHELIIQLLLFGIVKQTPAATSKRNTASKTRKQI; encoded by the coding sequence ATGAAGCCTGCAACAGACAAAAGGGACCGGATCCTGGCCGCGGCAATAGAGCTTTTTTCGCATTATGGATTCGCGAAAACTTCTTTGGAAGATATCGCCCGTAGCGCCAACATCGCCAAGGCGACGATCTATTATTACTTTCCCAGCAAGGAGGAGTTGTTCGTCGCGGCCATCCAGCTCAAAGCCGAGGAATTGTTCGCGGCCCTGAACTCCGAGATCGAGGCCGCGCCGGACTTTAATGAGAAACTATCCTGTTTCCTGCGGCTGCCGATGAAATACATCTTCGACAACATGCCCATCCTGGTTGAGGCCTTGCGGCAGATCCCTCCGAACTTTTTGCAGAAACTGGATGAGAACCGCCAGGACTACCGGAACCGGATGAACGACCTGCTGGCCAGGATCATGGACCAGGGCAAAGCGCAGGGCATCATCAACGAACAGATAGATTCCGGCCGCTTCAGCGAACTGATCAACGATTGGTTTCTGATGGGCGATTCCTGGTTCGACGCCAGTGACAAGGAACGCATCATCCAGCGCATCGAACGGGACCATGAACTGATCATCCAGTTGTTGCTGTTCGGCATAGTGAAACAAACACCGGCTGCCACCAGCAAGCGAAACACAGCTTCCAAAACGAGGAAACAGATATGA